A single window of Cryptococcus depauperatus CBS 7841 chromosome 2, complete sequence DNA harbors:
- a CDS encoding ATP synthase F1, gamma subunit: MFVRSARPAIAATRNVARQQQGMATLKEIEQRLKSVKNIEKITKSMKVVASTKLTRAEKAMREAKKYGAANNELYKHAEAEPESEPKILYVGISSDGGLCGGIHSSISRYIKKEIAAKPGSLAVVGDKPKAQLTRAMPGAFKVSFNGVGKDVPTFAEASAIADEIVKNGGDWDVVKIVSNHYISAISYEAGTTTVVSAPALREAAGFQQYEMEEDVSKDLAEFALANAIYTALVEGHAAEISARRTAMENASNNALDMMSSLQLQYNRGRQAVITNELIDIITGASAL, from the exons ATGTTTGTCCGCTCCGCTCGCCCAGCCATCGCAGCTACAAGGAACGTTGCTAGGCAGCAGCAGGGGATGGCGACCCTTAAAGAAATCGAGCAGAG GTTAAAGTCGGTCAAAAACATTGAGAAAATCACAAAATCCATGAAGGTCGTTGCTTCTACAAAGCTCACCCGTGCTGAAAAGGCTATGCGAGAAGCCAAAAAGTACGGCGCTGCTAACAATG AGCTTTACAAGCATGCCGAAGCTGAGCCTGAGTCTGAGCCAAAGATTCTTTACGTTGGTATCTCTTCCGATGGTGGTCTTTGTGGCGGTATCCACTCTTCTATTTCTCGATACATCAAAAAGGAAATCGCGGCCAAACCTGGCTCCCTTGCTGTTGTCGGAGACAAGCCCAAGGCTCAACTTACCAGAGCCATGCCAGGCGCTTTCAAGGTCTCTTTTAACGGTGTTGGCAAGGACGTTCCCACTTTTGCTGAAGCTAGTGCTATTGCCGATGAGATTGTCAAAAACGGCGGTGACTGGGATGTT GTTAAGATTGTTTCTAACCACTACATTTCTGCCATCTCTTATGAAGCCGGTACTACCACTGTCGTCTCTGCTCCTGCCCTTCGAGAGGCCGCCGGCTTCCAGCAGTATGAAATGGAGGAGGACGTTTCTAAGGATCTTGCCGAGTTTGCTCTCGCCAACGCCATTTATACTGCTCTTGTTGAGGGCCATGCCGCCGAAATTAGCGCTAGGAGGACAGCGATGGAGAACGCTTCCAATAATGCTCTTGACATGATGAGctctcttcagcttcagtACAACCGTGGTCGACAGGCTGTCATCACAAACGAACTGATTGATATTATCACT GGTGCATCTGCGCTTTAA
- a CDS encoding translation machinery-associated protein 22: MVYSMASAVPGPSTKPIHPFYCHICSLPTEYCEFGSSASKCKSWLEEKDRDEFERLYSEGALASKIGTLSVDKQEKLEADAVKLEKKATKKAEAEAQKKQQTKIIIKRSERTKRKHATHIQNLQLFNIDLKKAAKQFAGKFATGSSVSKNPQGEEEIVVQGDVGDEIVEMIKGEVGVLKGLPVDQIVRVEDKKKKAAEEPAA; this comes from the exons ATGGTTTACAGTATGGCATCAGCAGTACCAGGCCCTTCGACAAAACCCATCCATCCATTTTACTGCCACATTTGTTCTCTGCCGACTGAGTACTGCGAGTTTGGATCTAGTGCCAGCAAATGTAAAAGCTGgctggaagaaaaagacaggGATGAGTTTGAGAGACTCTACAGCGAAG GTGCACTCGCAAGCAAAATCGGTACACTTTCTGTAGACAAGCAAGAAAAACTCGAAGCAGATGCCGTCAAGCTTGAGAAAAAAGCTACCAAAAAGGCTGAAGCTGAAGCCCAAAAAAAACAGCAAACCAAG ATCATCATCAAGCGCTCTGAACGTACCAAGCGTAAACATGCAACTCACATTCAAAACCTTCAGCTGTTCAATATCGATTTGAAAAAGGCAGCCAAGCAATTTGCCGGAAAATTTGCGACAGGTAGTAGTGTAAGCAAGAATCCGCAAGGCGAAGAGGAGATCGTTGTGCAAGGCGATGTTGGGGATGAGATTGTGGAGATGATAAAGGGCGAGGTTGGCGTGTTGAAGGGGTTACCAGTGGATCAGATTGTGAGG GTggaagacaagaagaagaaggctgcTGAGGAACCTGCGGCTTAG